A single window of Actinoallomurus bryophytorum DNA harbors:
- the sigJ gene encoding RNA polymerase sigma factor SigJ, whose translation MSDRVTDEATQVFVDHRELLFSVVYNLLGSVADTDDVLQETWLSWAGRSSQPMPIENPRAYLVRIAVNQALARQATISRRRESYVGPWLPEPLPTDEAVDPAVRTESVSMALLVVLETLTPLERAVFVLHEVFGYAHTEIADILDRSPSAVRQLAHRARAHVHARRPRHQADRRVQRQVTKRFVEAAFGGDITALMEILAPDVTLWTDGGGRGRSSALHPIRGREKVARLISGVTARLPRDLAVRYQHVNGDPSAVVFADDSPFAVMVLDLDPEDDRVRGIYGVTNPDKLSGLG comes from the coding sequence ATGTCCGACCGCGTTACCGACGAGGCGACACAGGTGTTCGTCGACCACAGGGAATTGCTGTTCTCCGTCGTCTACAACCTGCTCGGCAGCGTCGCGGACACCGACGACGTACTCCAGGAGACCTGGCTGTCATGGGCGGGCCGCAGTTCGCAGCCGATGCCGATCGAGAACCCCCGCGCGTACCTCGTGCGGATCGCCGTCAACCAGGCTCTGGCCCGGCAGGCGACCATCAGCCGGCGCCGGGAGAGCTATGTCGGGCCGTGGCTGCCCGAGCCCCTGCCCACCGACGAGGCGGTGGACCCGGCCGTACGCACCGAATCGGTCTCGATGGCGCTGCTCGTGGTGCTGGAGACGCTCACTCCCCTGGAACGGGCCGTCTTCGTGCTCCATGAGGTCTTCGGCTACGCCCACACCGAGATCGCCGACATCCTGGACCGCTCACCGTCGGCCGTACGGCAGCTGGCCCACCGCGCCCGCGCCCACGTGCACGCACGCCGGCCGCGCCACCAGGCGGACCGGCGCGTACAGCGGCAGGTGACGAAGAGGTTCGTGGAGGCGGCGTTCGGCGGGGACATCACGGCCCTGATGGAGATCCTGGCGCCGGACGTGACCCTGTGGACGGACGGCGGGGGCAGAGGCAGGTCGAGCGCGCTCCATCCGATTCGTGGCCGCGAGAAGGTCGCCCGGCTCATCTCGGGCGTCACGGCCCGCCTGCCGAGGGACCTCGCGGTCCGCTACCAGCACGTCAACGGCGATCCGTCCGCGGTGGTGTTCGCGGACGACTCTCCGTTCGCCGTGATGGTCCTCGACCTGGATCCCGAAGACGACCGGGTGCGCGGCATCTACGGCGTGACCAACCCCGACAAGCTGTCCGGTCTGGGCTGA
- the rarD gene encoding EamA family transporter RarD, with protein MRRGVLSGVAAYVLWGLFPLYWPLLKPAGSVEILAHRIIWSLVAVGVILGVRRHWGWIKDLRAKRVALLAIAALVITVNWGTYIYAVNSGHTIEAALGYFINPLVSVLLGVVVLRERLRPWQWVAVGIGTAAVVVLAIDYGRPPWIALTLACSFGTYGLLKKFASTPSAESLAVETAVLFLPALAFVLLQPRPTFTGHGGSHIALLVGAGLVTAVPLMFFNSSATRVPLTVIGMLQYLAPILQFAIGLLVQHEAMPASRWIGFLLVWAALVILSVDAVRSATSTRRRAREPEPVAA; from the coding sequence ATGCGGCGTGGGGTCCTCAGCGGGGTCGCGGCCTACGTCCTGTGGGGGCTGTTCCCCCTCTACTGGCCTCTCCTGAAGCCCGCCGGATCGGTCGAGATCCTCGCTCACCGGATCATCTGGTCGCTCGTCGCCGTCGGCGTCATCCTCGGGGTGCGCCGGCACTGGGGCTGGATCAAGGATCTGCGAGCGAAGCGCGTCGCCCTTCTCGCCATCGCGGCGCTCGTCATCACGGTCAACTGGGGCACCTACATCTACGCCGTGAACAGCGGTCACACGATCGAGGCCGCCCTCGGCTACTTCATCAACCCCCTGGTCAGCGTCCTGCTCGGCGTGGTCGTCCTGCGAGAACGCCTGCGTCCCTGGCAGTGGGTCGCGGTCGGCATCGGTACGGCCGCGGTCGTGGTCCTGGCGATCGACTACGGCCGGCCGCCCTGGATCGCACTCACCCTCGCGTGCAGCTTCGGCACTTACGGCCTGCTCAAGAAGTTCGCCAGCACACCCTCGGCGGAGAGTCTCGCGGTCGAGACGGCCGTGCTCTTCCTGCCGGCGCTAGCCTTCGTCCTTCTCCAGCCGCGTCCGACGTTCACCGGGCACGGTGGAAGCCACATCGCGCTGCTGGTCGGCGCCGGGCTGGTCACCGCGGTGCCGCTGATGTTCTTCAACTCCTCCGCGACCCGCGTGCCGCTCACGGTGATCGGGATGCTCCAGTACCTCGCGCCGATCCTGCAGTTCGCCATCGGCCTGCTGGTCCAGCACGAGGCGATGCCGGCCAGCCGCTGGATCGGCTTCCTGCTCGTCTGGGCCGCGCTGGTCATCCTCAGCGTCGACGCCGTACGCTCCGCCACGTCGACCCGGCGCCGTGCACGGGAGCCGGAACCCGTCGCCGCGTAG
- a CDS encoding trypsin-like serine peptidase, with protein MIGRRLLCGVLATAPLLPAGPVALAARGSSQVVASGELTGVAYWTSARMAAATPLGRRVAEDVPEVGIPSARGVAGSKVIGALFFNNGTGGHYCTASVIRTPKRNMLLTAAHCLYNQATHDWHRHIVFVPRYSAGRRPYGTWPVWLMVADKRWIDQGDPDLDYAFAAVQVMRGRRIADVVGANALQVNRGYTNRILVAGYPAKENNPADRPVGCAGQTHRQARFQLRFDCHGFYGGTSGSPWLSDYDNRTQSGHVIGVIGGYQEGGSEEWRSYSPLFTAGVATLMATANNQA; from the coding sequence GTGATAGGCAGACGGCTGCTCTGTGGTGTCCTCGCGACCGCGCCGTTGCTGCCGGCCGGGCCGGTGGCCCTGGCGGCCCGCGGCAGCAGCCAGGTGGTGGCCTCCGGCGAGCTCACCGGCGTGGCGTACTGGACCTCGGCCCGTATGGCGGCAGCGACCCCGCTCGGCCGCCGGGTGGCCGAGGACGTACCGGAGGTGGGCATTCCGTCGGCTCGGGGCGTGGCGGGCAGCAAGGTGATCGGCGCGCTGTTCTTCAACAACGGGACGGGGGGCCACTACTGCACCGCCAGCGTGATCCGTACGCCCAAGAGGAACATGCTGCTCACCGCGGCGCACTGCCTCTACAACCAGGCCACCCACGACTGGCACCGGCACATCGTGTTCGTCCCGCGCTACAGCGCGGGCAGGCGCCCGTACGGCACCTGGCCGGTCTGGCTGATGGTGGCGGACAAGCGCTGGATCGACCAGGGAGATCCGGACCTGGACTACGCGTTCGCCGCGGTGCAGGTCATGCGTGGCCGGCGGATCGCCGACGTCGTCGGGGCGAACGCCCTGCAGGTCAACCGGGGGTACACGAACCGGATCCTGGTGGCCGGCTACCCGGCGAAGGAGAACAACCCGGCCGACCGCCCGGTCGGCTGCGCGGGGCAGACGCACCGGCAGGCGCGGTTTCAGCTGAGGTTCGACTGCCACGGCTTCTACGGGGGCACCAGCGGCAGCCCGTGGCTCAGCGACTACGACAACCGCACGCAGAGCGGTCACGTGATCGGCGTGATCGGCGGATACCAGGAGGGCGGCAGCGAGGAGTGGCGGTCCTACAGCCCGCTGTTCACCGCCGGGGTGGCCACCTTGATGGCCACCGCGAACAACCAGGCCTGA
- a CDS encoding aldo/keto reductase, with the protein MALDSYVSLGRSGLKVSPFCLGAMNFGEDGGLGCGVEESQKILRTYLDRGGNFIDTANFYTNGHSEKILGDFFAQHPGLRDRVVLATKFFGNLHLGDPNGGGAGRKAILGQLEDSLRRLRTDYVDLYWLHNYDWSTPVEETLRTLDDLVSAGRIRYVGFSDTPAWFTAKAHTTALLRGWAPVTALQMEYSLLERTIEGELIPLAQDAGMGVLPWSPLKSGYLSGKYTRDNEIPADTRRSAVLGAPSEAQYKVIEALAAVAEEAGASSAAVALAWVQSRPGVSSTLIGPRRVDHLEANLAGLEVRLTQEQRALLDDVSAPSLNFPADLNHQVGPMLKYAGATVDGQRTFAYPPLLESATRY; encoded by the coding sequence ATGGCACTCGATTCCTACGTCAGCCTCGGCCGCTCCGGCCTCAAGGTGAGCCCCTTCTGCCTGGGCGCGATGAACTTCGGCGAGGACGGCGGGCTGGGCTGCGGCGTCGAAGAGTCGCAGAAGATCCTGCGGACCTACCTCGACCGCGGCGGCAACTTCATCGACACCGCCAACTTCTACACGAACGGCCACTCGGAGAAGATCCTCGGCGACTTCTTCGCCCAGCACCCGGGGCTGCGCGACCGCGTCGTCCTCGCGACCAAGTTCTTCGGCAACCTGCACCTGGGCGATCCCAACGGCGGCGGTGCCGGCCGCAAGGCCATCCTCGGGCAGCTGGAGGACTCGCTACGCCGCCTGCGGACCGACTACGTCGACCTGTACTGGCTGCACAACTACGACTGGTCCACGCCCGTGGAGGAGACCCTGCGGACGCTGGACGACCTCGTCAGCGCGGGCAGGATCCGCTACGTCGGCTTCTCCGACACCCCCGCCTGGTTCACCGCGAAGGCGCACACCACGGCCCTGCTGCGCGGCTGGGCACCCGTCACGGCTCTGCAGATGGAGTACTCCCTCCTGGAGCGCACGATCGAGGGAGAGCTGATCCCGCTCGCACAGGACGCCGGTATGGGTGTTCTGCCCTGGAGTCCGCTCAAGAGCGGGTACTTGTCCGGGAAGTACACCCGTGACAACGAGATTCCGGCGGACACCAGGCGCTCGGCGGTGCTCGGCGCCCCCAGCGAGGCCCAGTACAAGGTGATCGAAGCGCTCGCCGCCGTCGCCGAAGAGGCCGGCGCGAGCTCCGCCGCGGTCGCCCTCGCCTGGGTCCAGAGCCGTCCCGGCGTCAGCTCCACGCTCATCGGCCCCCGCCGCGTCGACCATCTCGAAGCGAACCTCGCCGGGCTGGAGGTGCGGCTGACGCAGGAGCAGAGGGCCCTCCTGGACGACGTGTCGGCACCCAGTCTGAACTTCCCCGCCGACCTCAACCACCAGGTCGGGCCCATGCTCAAGTACGCGGGCGCCACGGTCGACGGACAGCGGACGTTCGCGTACCCGCCCCTGCTGGAGAGCGCCACCCGCTACTGA
- a CDS encoding polyprenyl synthetase family protein — protein sequence MSSGLLGLPAVDDTLAADISERLTSVEDMLRVAVKSEHSLLADSSRHLAEAGGKRFRPMLVLLASEFGDPAAPGVIPAAVVVELTHLATLYHDDVMDEAVMRRGEASANSRWDNTVAILTGDYLFARASDILADLGPEAVRIQARTFARLVQGQIEETTGPAEGADPLEHYLGVLAGKTGSLIAASGHLGALLAGAEPEVVSTLTSVCEKVGIAFQLSDDILDVSSESDESGKTPGTDLREGVHTLPVLHVLRSTDPDDAHLRELLVSDLSDDARHAEALALLRAHPAMDRARADLRQWVDEARAELATLPDLRARTAFMALCDYVLTRTS from the coding sequence GTGAGTAGTGGCCTTCTGGGCCTTCCGGCCGTCGATGACACACTCGCAGCGGACATCTCCGAGCGACTGACCTCGGTCGAGGACATGCTGCGGGTAGCGGTGAAGAGCGAGCACTCGCTCCTCGCCGACAGCTCCCGGCACCTCGCCGAGGCCGGTGGCAAGCGTTTCCGCCCCATGCTGGTACTCCTCGCCTCGGAGTTCGGCGACCCCGCCGCGCCGGGCGTGATCCCGGCCGCGGTGGTGGTCGAGCTGACCCACCTGGCCACGCTGTACCACGACGACGTCATGGACGAGGCCGTGATGCGCCGCGGCGAGGCCTCGGCCAACTCGCGCTGGGACAACACGGTCGCCATCCTCACCGGCGACTATCTCTTCGCCCGTGCGTCCGACATCCTGGCCGACCTCGGCCCCGAGGCGGTGCGCATCCAGGCCCGCACCTTCGCCCGGCTGGTCCAGGGCCAGATCGAGGAGACCACAGGGCCGGCCGAGGGCGCTGATCCGCTGGAGCACTACCTCGGCGTCCTCGCGGGCAAGACGGGGTCGCTCATCGCCGCCTCGGGGCACCTGGGCGCGCTTCTCGCGGGCGCCGAGCCGGAGGTCGTGAGCACGCTGACGTCGGTGTGCGAGAAAGTCGGCATCGCCTTCCAGCTGTCCGACGACATCCTCGACGTCTCCTCGGAGTCGGACGAGTCGGGGAAGACCCCCGGCACCGACCTTCGGGAGGGCGTCCACACCCTGCCGGTGCTGCACGTCCTGCGCTCCACCGACCCGGATGACGCGCACCTGCGCGAGCTCCTCGTCTCGGACCTGTCCGACGACGCGCGGCACGCGGAGGCGCTCGCGCTGCTGCGTGCCCACCCGGCCATGGACCGCGCCCGCGCCGACCTGCGGCAGTGGGTCGACGAGGCCCGTGCGGAGCTGGCGACACTGCCGGACCTGCGGGCGCGTACGGCGTTCATGGCACTCTGCGACTACGTTCTCACCCGTACGAGCTGA
- the nuoN gene encoding NADH-quinone oxidoreductase subunit NuoN has product MSYVNIAAGNISPPTIEYGKLAPILIVLGAAAVGVLIEAFLGREQRYWAQVQVSLLGLVGAFAWTVALGVSSTPHHVAAMGAIGVDGPTLFIQGTILALALMSLLLIAERRHEPSPFTAQASSVPGSPEERESLVAGITQTEVFPLMLFAVGGMLIFPAANDLLTMFVALEVLSLPLYLLCGLARRRRLLSQEAAVKYFLLGAFSSAFFLYGTALLYGYAGSVRLSDIATAISSKAGTEPLLLAGVALLSVGLLFKMGAVPFQVWKPDVYQGAPTAITALMASCTLVSAVGGILRVFYVGFETLRWDWRPMMWAVAILTMLLGAIVAITQTDVKRMLAYSSIAHGGFLLTGVIATNQAGLSSTLFYLAAYGFTTVGAFAIITMVRDAGGEAWHLSRWAGLGKHHPLLAGTFALFLLAFAGIPLTSGFTGKFAVFQAAVAGGATPLVIVGVLSSAIAAFFYVRVIVLMFFNDPAVDGPLVVSSPTSTAAVAVGALATVVLGVVPGPALHLAQSAASQFFVR; this is encoded by the coding sequence GTGAGTTACGTCAACATCGCGGCAGGGAACATCTCCCCCCCAACGATCGAGTACGGGAAGCTCGCGCCGATCCTGATCGTGCTCGGCGCGGCGGCGGTGGGTGTGCTCATCGAGGCGTTCCTCGGCCGCGAGCAGCGCTACTGGGCGCAGGTGCAAGTGTCGCTGCTCGGCCTGGTGGGGGCGTTCGCCTGGACGGTCGCGCTGGGCGTGTCCAGCACGCCGCACCACGTCGCGGCGATGGGCGCCATCGGCGTCGACGGGCCGACCCTCTTCATCCAGGGCACCATCCTCGCGCTCGCGCTGATGTCCCTGCTGCTGATCGCCGAGCGCCGGCACGAGCCGAGCCCGTTCACCGCGCAGGCGTCGTCGGTGCCGGGCAGCCCGGAGGAGCGCGAGAGCCTGGTCGCGGGGATCACGCAGACCGAGGTCTTCCCGCTGATGCTGTTCGCGGTCGGCGGCATGCTGATCTTCCCGGCCGCCAACGACCTGCTGACCATGTTCGTGGCGCTCGAGGTCCTGTCGCTGCCGCTGTACCTCCTGTGCGGTCTGGCCCGCCGGCGCCGGCTCCTCTCGCAGGAGGCGGCGGTCAAGTACTTCCTGCTGGGCGCGTTCTCCTCGGCGTTCTTCCTGTACGGCACCGCGCTGCTGTACGGCTACGCCGGCTCGGTGCGGCTGTCCGACATCGCCACCGCCATCAGCAGCAAGGCCGGTACCGAGCCGCTGCTGCTCGCGGGCGTCGCGCTGCTGAGCGTCGGGCTGCTGTTCAAGATGGGCGCGGTGCCGTTCCAGGTGTGGAAGCCCGACGTGTACCAGGGCGCTCCCACCGCGATCACGGCGCTGATGGCCTCGTGCACGCTCGTCTCGGCCGTCGGCGGGATCCTGCGCGTGTTCTACGTCGGGTTCGAGACGCTGCGCTGGGACTGGCGGCCGATGATGTGGGCCGTCGCCATCCTCACCATGCTCCTCGGCGCGATCGTCGCGATCACGCAGACGGACGTGAAGCGGATGCTCGCCTACTCCTCGATCGCGCACGGCGGCTTCCTGCTGACGGGCGTCATCGCGACGAACCAGGCCGGCCTGTCGAGCACGCTGTTCTACCTGGCCGCGTACGGCTTCACGACGGTCGGCGCGTTCGCGATCATCACGATGGTCCGTGACGCGGGAGGCGAGGCGTGGCACCTGTCGCGCTGGGCCGGGCTCGGAAAACATCATCCGCTTCTCGCCGGGACGTTCGCGCTGTTCCTGCTGGCCTTTGCCGGTATCCCGCTGACCAGCGGATTCACCGGAAAGTTCGCGGTCTTCCAGGCCGCGGTCGCGGGCGGTGCGACTCCTCTGGTCATCGTCGGTGTGCTCTCCTCGGCGATCGCCGCGTTCTTCTACGTCCGCGTGATCGTGCTGATGTTCTTCAACGACCCCGCTGTCGACGGTCCCCTCGTGGTGTCCAGTCCGACCAGCACGGCGGCGGTGGCGGTCGGGGCGTTGGCTACTGTTGTACTCGGCGTGGTGCCGGGGCCTGCGCTTCACCTGGCCCAGTCAGCCGCCAGCCAGTTCTTCGTTCGCTGA
- a CDS encoding NADH-quinone oxidoreductase subunit M translates to MLTALIAIPALGALLVGLLPKDKDALAKYTALGVTLVVAVLTVVMAIRFDNGGPRFQFVEKYWWIRQFNVHYAVGVDGVALVLILLSAILVPVVVLASWNDAERSGGVEEPPKRSVKAYFALLLSLEAMMIGVFAATDIFLFYVFFEAMLIPMYFIIGSYGGPQRSYAAVKFLLYSLFGGLLMLAAVIGLYVVSANAGHGTFLFDELTQLHIQPTTAKWLFLGFFIAFAIKAPLVPFHTWLPDAAGQSPAGAAVLLVGVLDKVGTYGMLRFCIELFPGAAKWFTPVVLTLSVIGIVYGAVLAIGQVDLKRLIAYTSISHFGFITLGIFAMTTQGQTGATLYMVNHGFSTGALFLVAGFLIARRGSSRIDAFGGVKNVAPLLAGTFLVAGLSGLSLPGLSTFVSEFLVLVGTFTRYKVPAIIATSGIILAAVYILWMYQRTMTGPTTEKVAGMRDLSKRELVVIAPVLALLVVLGFYPKPALDMINPSVKQTMVRVDQHDPKPTVAEKGTRP, encoded by the coding sequence ATGCTGACAGCGCTCATCGCCATCCCCGCACTCGGCGCGCTGCTGGTCGGGCTCCTGCCGAAGGACAAGGACGCGCTGGCCAAGTACACCGCGCTCGGCGTGACGCTGGTCGTCGCGGTCCTCACCGTGGTGATGGCGATCCGGTTCGACAACGGCGGGCCACGCTTCCAGTTCGTCGAGAAGTACTGGTGGATCCGCCAGTTCAACGTGCACTACGCGGTCGGCGTGGACGGCGTCGCGCTGGTGCTGATCCTGCTGTCGGCGATCCTGGTGCCGGTGGTCGTGCTCGCGTCCTGGAACGACGCGGAACGCTCCGGTGGAGTCGAAGAGCCTCCCAAGCGGTCGGTGAAGGCCTACTTCGCGCTGCTGCTGAGCCTCGAGGCGATGATGATCGGCGTCTTCGCGGCGACCGACATCTTCCTGTTCTACGTGTTCTTCGAGGCCATGCTGATCCCGATGTACTTCATCATCGGGTCCTACGGCGGCCCGCAGCGCTCGTACGCCGCGGTGAAGTTCCTGCTGTACTCCCTGTTCGGCGGCCTGCTCATGCTCGCCGCGGTGATCGGCCTGTACGTCGTGTCGGCGAACGCCGGGCACGGCACGTTCCTGTTCGACGAGCTCACCCAGCTGCACATCCAGCCGACGACCGCCAAGTGGCTCTTCCTCGGCTTCTTCATCGCCTTCGCGATCAAGGCGCCGCTGGTGCCCTTCCACACCTGGCTGCCGGACGCCGCGGGCCAGTCGCCCGCCGGCGCGGCGGTGCTGCTCGTGGGCGTGCTCGACAAGGTCGGCACCTACGGCATGCTGCGCTTCTGCATCGAGCTGTTCCCCGGCGCCGCCAAGTGGTTCACCCCGGTGGTGCTGACGCTGTCGGTGATCGGCATCGTGTACGGCGCGGTGCTGGCGATCGGTCAGGTCGACCTCAAGCGTCTGATCGCCTACACGTCGATCTCCCACTTCGGCTTCATCACGCTGGGCATCTTCGCGATGACCACGCAGGGCCAGACCGGCGCGACGCTCTACATGGTCAACCACGGCTTCTCGACCGGCGCGCTGTTCCTCGTCGCGGGCTTCCTCATCGCCCGGCGTGGCTCGTCCCGTATCGACGCGTTCGGTGGGGTGAAGAACGTCGCGCCGCTGCTGGCCGGCACCTTCCTCGTCGCCGGCCTGTCCGGCCTGTCGCTGCCGGGGTTGTCCACGTTCGTGTCGGAGTTCCTGGTGCTGGTGGGCACGTTCACGCGCTACAAGGTGCCGGCGATCATCGCGACCAGCGGCATCATCCTGGCCGCCGTCTACATCCTGTGGATGTACCAGCGCACGATGACCGGCCCGACGACCGAGAAGGTCGCGGGCATGCGGGACCTGTCCAAGCGTGAGCTGGTCGTGATCGCGCCGGTGCTGGCGCTCCTCGTGGTGCTGGGCTTCTACCCCAAGCCCGCGCTGGACATGATCAACCCGTCCGTGAAGCAGACGATGGTCCGGGTCGACCAACATGATCCGAAGCCGACCGTCGCCGAGAAGGGAACCCGCCCGTGA
- the nuoL gene encoding NADH-quinone oxidoreductase subunit L: MTNLLADPQLHAQAAHGMQSATWLLIAFPLAGAAILLLGGRRTDKWGHLLGVAMSLASFVVGVAVFVQMLGQPGDGRTRLVHLYQWVSVGSFKADVNLLIDPLSISFVLLITGVGSLIHIYSIGYMAHDPERRRFFAYLNLFVAAMLLLVLADNFLTLYVGWEGVGLASYLLIGFWQHKPSAATAAKKAFIVNRVGDFGLSVAIMLMFLTFGSINFQDVFGHASQASHGTITAIGLLLLLGACGKSAQLPLQSWLLDAMEGPTPVSALIHAATMVTAGVYLIVRSHVIFELSAQARLLVMIVGAATLIFGAIIGCAKDDIKKALAGSTMSQIGYMMLAAGIGKAGYVFAIAHLIVHGFFKAGLFLGAGSVMHGMNDDVDMRKYGALRTVMPITFATFGLGYLAIIGFPGLSGWWTKDGIIDSAFDKGGTSGQILGWVALIGAGITAYYMSRVMFMTFFGEKRWDDDADPHESPWVMTIPLILLAVGSIAGGAFLIAGDRFANFLAPVVGGPEESHKVITPYTYVVFALMAAGMGLAYLQYLRRPVPRTAPAGRFPVVAARKDLYGDALNESLFMRPGQWLTRLTVYFDGRGVDGIVNGVAAFVGGTSGRLRRVQTGFVRSYALSMFFGAALVVGALLLVRL, translated from the coding sequence ATGACGAACCTCCTAGCCGATCCGCAGCTGCATGCGCAGGCGGCCCACGGCATGCAGTCCGCCACATGGCTGCTGATCGCCTTCCCGCTCGCGGGCGCCGCGATCCTGCTGCTCGGCGGCCGCCGTACCGACAAATGGGGACACCTGCTCGGCGTCGCGATGTCGCTGGCGTCCTTCGTCGTCGGCGTCGCCGTGTTCGTGCAGATGCTGGGCCAGCCCGGAGACGGGCGGACCCGTCTGGTCCACCTGTACCAGTGGGTCTCGGTCGGGTCGTTCAAGGCGGACGTCAACCTCCTGATCGACCCGCTGTCCATCAGCTTCGTGCTGCTGATCACCGGTGTGGGCTCGCTGATCCACATCTACTCGATCGGCTACATGGCGCACGACCCGGAGCGGCGCAGGTTCTTCGCGTACCTCAACCTGTTCGTCGCGGCGATGCTGCTGCTGGTGCTCGCCGACAACTTCCTCACCCTGTACGTCGGCTGGGAGGGCGTGGGTCTCGCCTCGTACCTGCTGATCGGGTTCTGGCAGCACAAGCCGAGCGCGGCCACCGCGGCCAAGAAGGCGTTCATCGTCAACCGGGTCGGTGACTTCGGCCTGTCCGTGGCGATCATGCTGATGTTCCTGACGTTCGGCTCGATCAACTTCCAGGACGTCTTCGGGCACGCCTCACAGGCGTCGCACGGCACCATCACCGCGATCGGCCTGCTGCTCCTGCTCGGCGCCTGCGGCAAGTCCGCACAGCTCCCGCTTCAGTCCTGGCTCCTGGACGCGATGGAGGGCCCGACCCCCGTGTCGGCGCTCATCCACGCCGCGACGATGGTGACCGCGGGCGTCTATCTGATCGTCCGTTCTCACGTGATCTTCGAGCTGTCGGCGCAGGCGCGGCTCCTGGTGATGATCGTCGGAGCGGCCACGCTGATCTTCGGCGCGATCATCGGTTGCGCCAAGGACGACATCAAGAAGGCCCTGGCGGGCTCGACGATGTCGCAGATCGGCTACATGATGCTGGCCGCCGGGATCGGCAAGGCCGGGTACGTCTTCGCGATCGCGCACCTGATCGTGCACGGTTTCTTCAAGGCCGGGCTTTTCCTCGGCGCCGGCTCGGTCATGCACGGCATGAACGACGACGTCGACATGCGCAAGTACGGCGCGCTGCGGACGGTCATGCCGATCACCTTCGCGACGTTCGGCCTCGGCTACCTGGCCATCATCGGCTTCCCCGGCCTGTCCGGCTGGTGGACCAAGGACGGCATCATCGACTCGGCCTTCGACAAGGGCGGCACGTCCGGCCAGATCCTCGGCTGGGTGGCGCTGATCGGCGCGGGCATCACGGCGTACTACATGTCGCGCGTGATGTTCATGACCTTCTTCGGCGAGAAGCGCTGGGACGACGACGCCGACCCGCACGAGTCGCCCTGGGTGATGACGATCCCGCTGATCCTGCTGGCCGTCGGCTCCATCGCGGGCGGCGCCTTCCTGATCGCGGGGGACCGGTTCGCGAACTTCCTCGCCCCGGTCGTCGGCGGCCCCGAGGAGTCCCACAAGGTCATCACGCCGTACACCTACGTCGTGTTCGCGCTGATGGCCGCCGGTATGGGCCTCGCGTACCTCCAGTACCTGCGCCGTCCGGTCCCGCGTACGGCTCCGGCGGGGCGCTTCCCCGTCGTCGCGGCCCGCAAGGACCTGTACGGCGACGCGCTCAACGAGTCGCTGTTCATGCGGCCCGGCCAGTGGCTGACCCGCCTGACGGTCTACTTCGACGGACGTGGCGTCGACGGCATCGTCAACGGCGTCGCCGCCTTCGTGGGCGGCACATCGGGACGGCTGCGGCGGGTGCAGACGGGCTTCGTCCGCTCGTACGCACTGTCCATGTTCTTCGGCGCCGCGCTCGTGGTCGGCGCCCTGCTCCTGGTGAGGCTCTAA
- the nuoK gene encoding NADH-quinone oxidoreductase subunit NuoK — protein MTGHYLALSAILFTIGAIGVLIRRNAIVIFMCVELMLNATNLAFVAFSRMHGTLDGQIIAFFVMVVAAAEVVVGLAIIMAIFRSRKSSSVDDANLLKY, from the coding sequence ATGACCGGCCACTACCTGGCTCTCTCCGCCATCCTGTTCACGATCGGGGCGATCGGCGTGCTGATTCGCCGGAACGCCATCGTGATCTTCATGTGCGTCGAGCTCATGCTGAACGCCACCAACCTGGCGTTCGTCGCCTTCTCCCGCATGCACGGCACTCTCGACGGTCAGATCATCGCCTTCTTCGTGATGGTCGTGGCCGCCGCCGAGGTCGTCGTGGGACTGGCGATCATCATGGCGATCTTCCGAAGCCGCAAGTCCTCGTCCGTCGACGACGCGAACCTGCTGAAGTACTGA